The Triticum dicoccoides isolate Atlit2015 ecotype Zavitan chromosome 6A, WEW_v2.0, whole genome shotgun sequence genome has a window encoding:
- the LOC119317440 gene encoding E3 ubiquitin-protein ligase RHA1B-like yields the protein MGFPVGYSELLLPRLLLQALLLLGHLHRLLLWAFHAVGLGDLIDLGGSAPVPTAEEAQWHAHHGPAPSPSPSLQHRRPDFRALPPMAAVEEALPVLRFDELLASSPSVCGDGDCAVCLCGIGGCHEVRRLPNCRHVFHRGCIDRWMGHGQRTCPLCRAPLMPGDALWADLPDASDYDMSYPSPLPLAATPTLLRPHELLLNGLGGFQ from the coding sequence ATGGGCTTCCCCGTGGGGTACTCGGAGCTGCTGCTCCCCCGGCTGCTCCtgcaggcgctcctcctcctcggccacctccaccgcctcctcctctgggcCTTCCACGCCGTCGGCCTGGGCGACCTCATCGACCTCGGCGGCAGCGCGCCCGTGCCCACGGCGGAGGAGGCGCAGTGGCACGCGCACCACGGACcggcgccctcgccctcgccctcgctgcAGCACCGGCGGCCCGACTTCCGCGCGCTGCCGCCGATGGCCGCCGTCGAGGAGGCGCTCCCCGTGCTGCGGTTCGACGAGCTGCTGGCGTCCTCCCCGTCCGTGTGCGGCGACGGCGACTGCGCCGTCTGCCTCTGCGGCATCGGCGGCTGCCACGAGGTGCGGCGGCTGCCCAACTGCCGCCACGTCTTCCACCGCGGCTGCATCGACCGCTGGATGGGCCACGGGCAGCGCACCTGCCCGCTCTGCCGCGCCCCGCTCATGCCCGGCGACGCGCTCTGGGCCGACCTCCCGGACGCCTCCGACTACGACATGTCCTACCCGTCCCCGCTGCCGCTGGCGGCCACCCCGACCCTGCTGCGCCCGCACGAGCTGCTGCTCAACGGCCTGGGCGGCTTCCAGTGA